Proteins found in one Streptococcus criceti HS-6 genomic segment:
- a CDS encoding valine--tRNA ligase encodes MKELSPKYNPAEVEAGRYQKWLDEDVFKPSGDKKAHPYSIVIPPPNVTGKLHLGHAWDITLQDIIIRQKRMQGFDTLWLPGMDHAGIATQAKVEVCLADEGVSRYDLGREKFLDKVWEWKDEYAATIKEQWGKMGISVDYSRERFTLDEGLSKAVRKVFVELYKKGWIYRGEFIINWDPKARTALSDIEVIHKDVEGAFYHMNYMLEDGSRALEVATTRPETMFGDVAVAVNPNDDRYKDLIGKNVILPIVNKPIPIVADEHADPEFGTGVVKITPAHDPNDFAVGQRHNLPQVNVMNDDGTMNELAGEFAGMDRFQARKATVAKLEEIGALVKVEKMTHSVGHSERTGVMVEPRLSTQWFVKMDELAKNAIANQDTDDRVDFYPPRFNDTFLQWMENVHDWVISRQLWWGHQIPAWYNENGEMYVGEEAPEGDGWTQDEDVLDTWFSSALWPFSTMGWPDTEAEDFKRYFPTSTLVTGYDIIFFWVSRMIFQSLEFTGRQPFKNVLIHGLIRDEQGRKMSKSLGNGIDPMDVVDKYGADALRWFLSNGSAPGQDVRFSYEKMDAAWNFINKIWNISRYILMNNEGLTLDQATANVDKVAAGTAGNVTDRWILHNLNETIGKVTENFDKFEFGVAGHILYNFIWDEFADWYVELTKEVLYSDDEDEKVITRSVLLYTLDKILRLLHPIMPFVTEEIFGQYAADSIVTAAYPTVNPAFENEAAHKGVESLKDLIRSVRNARAEVNVAPSKPITILVKTSDSDLDSFFNSNVNYIKRFTNPEKLEISSDIDTPDLAMSAVITGAEIFLPLADLLNIQEELDRLNKELAKWQKELDMVAKKLSNERFVQNAKPEIVQKERDKQTDYQAKYDATVERIKEMEKLME; translated from the coding sequence ATGAAAGAACTTTCACCAAAATACAATCCAGCTGAGGTTGAGGCTGGCCGCTATCAGAAATGGCTTGATGAGGATGTTTTCAAGCCATCAGGCGATAAGAAAGCACACCCTTACTCAATCGTGATTCCGCCGCCAAATGTGACGGGTAAACTGCACCTGGGTCATGCTTGGGATATCACGCTTCAAGATATCATCATCCGTCAGAAGCGCATGCAGGGCTTTGATACCCTTTGGCTGCCTGGCATGGATCATGCGGGTATTGCCACTCAGGCCAAGGTCGAAGTTTGTTTGGCTGACGAAGGCGTGTCTCGCTACGACCTCGGTCGTGAGAAATTCTTGGACAAGGTCTGGGAATGGAAGGACGAATATGCCGCAACCATCAAGGAGCAGTGGGGGAAGATGGGGATTTCTGTCGATTACTCACGTGAGCGCTTCACCCTTGATGAAGGCCTGTCAAAGGCTGTTCGTAAGGTCTTCGTTGAGCTTTATAAAAAAGGCTGGATCTACCGTGGTGAGTTCATCATCAACTGGGATCCCAAAGCTCGTACGGCTCTGTCTGACATCGAGGTTATCCACAAGGATGTCGAAGGCGCCTTCTACCACATGAACTACATGTTGGAAGATGGTTCACGCGCCCTTGAGGTCGCAACCACCCGTCCGGAAACCATGTTTGGTGACGTTGCGGTAGCGGTTAATCCAAATGATGATCGTTACAAGGACCTGATCGGCAAAAATGTTATCCTGCCAATCGTTAACAAACCAATTCCAATCGTAGCGGATGAACACGCTGATCCTGAATTTGGAACTGGTGTCGTGAAAATCACGCCTGCCCATGACCCTAACGACTTTGCGGTCGGTCAGCGTCACAATCTGCCGCAAGTCAATGTCATGAATGACGATGGTACTATGAATGAACTGGCTGGCGAATTTGCAGGCATGGATCGCTTCCAAGCTCGCAAGGCTACGGTTGCCAAATTAGAAGAAATCGGCGCCCTTGTCAAAGTCGAAAAAATGACCCACTCGGTCGGTCATTCAGAGCGTACCGGTGTCATGGTGGAACCTCGTCTGTCAACGCAATGGTTCGTTAAGATGGATGAGTTGGCTAAAAATGCTATTGCCAACCAAGATACAGACGATCGTGTGGACTTCTATCCGCCACGTTTTAATGACACCTTCCTCCAATGGATGGAGAACGTCCACGACTGGGTTATCTCTCGTCAACTCTGGTGGGGTCACCAAATCCCAGCCTGGTACAATGAGAATGGTGAAATGTATGTCGGGGAAGAAGCACCAGAAGGAGACGGCTGGACACAAGACGAAGATGTCCTTGATACGTGGTTCAGCTCTGCCCTCTGGCCATTTTCAACCATGGGCTGGCCTGACACGGAAGCAGAAGACTTTAAGCGTTACTTCCCAACCTCAACCCTCGTCACAGGTTATGACATCATCTTCTTCTGGGTGTCTCGCATGATTTTCCAATCCTTGGAATTCACTGGTCGCCAGCCTTTCAAGAATGTCCTGATTCACGGTCTTATTCGTGACGAGCAGGGTCGCAAGATGTCTAAGTCGCTTGGTAACGGAATTGACCCCATGGATGTTGTCGATAAGTACGGTGCCGATGCCCTGCGCTGGTTCCTCTCAAACGGCTCTGCGCCGGGGCAAGACGTCCGCTTCTCTTACGAAAAGATGGATGCTGCTTGGAACTTCATTAACAAAATCTGGAACATTTCCCGCTATATTCTCATGAACAATGAAGGCTTGACACTTGATCAAGCGACAGCCAATGTCGATAAGGTCGCTGCGGGAACGGCAGGCAACGTGACAGATCGCTGGATTCTCCACAACCTCAATGAGACCATTGGCAAGGTTACGGAAAACTTTGACAAGTTTGAGTTTGGAGTGGCTGGTCACATCCTCTACAATTTCATCTGGGATGAATTCGCCGACTGGTATGTGGAATTGACCAAGGAAGTCCTCTACAGTGACGATGAAGACGAGAAGGTGATTACCCGCTCCGTTCTCCTCTACACACTGGACAAGATTCTGCGTCTGCTGCATCCAATCATGCCATTTGTGACGGAAGAAATCTTTGGACAATATGCAGCTGACTCTATCGTGACAGCAGCCTATCCGACGGTTAATCCTGCTTTTGAAAATGAGGCTGCGCATAAAGGCGTGGAAAGTTTGAAAGACTTGATTCGTAGTGTTCGAAATGCACGTGCTGAAGTCAACGTAGCACCAAGCAAGCCAATCACTATCCTTGTCAAAACCAGCGACAGCGACTTGGACAGCTTCTTTAATAGCAATGTCAACTACATCAAGCGCTTCACCAATCCTGAAAAACTTGAAATCTCAAGTGACATTGACACGCCAGACCTTGCCATGTCAGCCGTTATCACAGGCGCCGAAATCTTCCTGCCGCTGGCAGACCTGCTCAATATCCAAGAGGAGTTAGATCGCCTCAACAAAGAATTGGCCAAATGGCAAAAAGAACTGGACATGGTTGCTAAAAAACTCAGCAACGAACGCTTCGTTCAAAACGCCAAACCAGAAATCGTCCAAAAAGAGCGCGACAAACAAACCGACTACCAAGCCAAATACGATGCAACAGTCGAGCGGATTAAAGAGATGGAGAAGCTGATGGAATAA
- a CDS encoding HD domain-containing protein, which produces MDKENILASTRRFVKATLAGETSGHDWWHIARVTKTALAIAKAEGADLFICEMAALLHDMADSKLFDEDKALAEVEHFLTEQGLPQDQITEITSIMTGISYKGGHNTAQLSLEGQIVQDADRLDAIGAIGIARTFAYSGNKGRLIHDPNMKPRETLSLEDYRKGEDTAIMHFYEKLLKLKDLMNTAEGKRLAQGRHEFMETYLQQFYAEWEGER; this is translated from the coding sequence ATGGATAAGGAAAACATTCTTGCCAGCACGCGCCGATTTGTGAAAGCTACTTTAGCTGGCGAGACCAGCGGTCATGACTGGTGGCATATTGCGCGTGTCACGAAGACTGCTCTGGCCATTGCAAAAGCCGAAGGAGCAGATCTCTTTATCTGTGAAATGGCTGCGCTCCTGCATGATATGGCCGACAGCAAGCTTTTCGATGAAGACAAGGCTCTGGCTGAAGTGGAGCATTTCCTAACTGAGCAAGGTTTGCCACAAGATCAAATTACTGAAATCACCAGCATCATGACAGGTATTTCCTATAAGGGGGGCCACAACACCGCCCAGCTCAGCTTAGAAGGCCAGATCGTCCAAGATGCTGACCGGCTGGATGCAATCGGCGCTATCGGCATTGCGAGGACTTTTGCCTATTCAGGCAACAAAGGACGCCTAATCCATGATCCTAACATGAAGCCAAGAGAAACTCTTAGCCTAGAGGACTACCGCAAGGGTGAGGACACCGCCATCATGCACTTCTACGAAAAACTCCTCAAACTCAAAGATCTCATGAACACAGCAGAAGGCAAACGCCTAGCCCAAGGCCGTCATGAGTTTATGGAGACCTACCTCCAGCAGTTTTATGCTGAGTGGGAAGGGGAGAGGTAG
- a CDS encoding GNAT family N-acetyltransferase encodes MLKILEEFDGKILPNVETERLNLRQRTMADAADVFEYAKLAEVSYPAGFSPVATLEDEIYYIENVLPKRCEEQNIPSGYGIKLKGEDKVIGSVDFNHRHADDVLEIGYTLHPDYWGQGIVPEAAAALIELGFTLLNLHKLELNCYNTNQQSQRVAEKLGFTLEARIRDRKDALGNRCDDLRYGLLKSEWEAAHG; translated from the coding sequence ATGCTAAAGATTTTAGAAGAATTTGATGGAAAGATTCTGCCCAACGTGGAAACGGAACGTCTGAATTTGCGTCAGCGAACGATGGCGGATGCAGCGGATGTGTTTGAATATGCCAAGTTGGCTGAGGTTTCTTATCCTGCTGGCTTTTCGCCCGTCGCAACCTTGGAAGATGAGATTTATTATATTGAGAATGTCCTCCCAAAACGCTGTGAGGAGCAAAATATCCCTTCAGGCTATGGCATAAAGCTAAAAGGAGAGGATAAAGTGATTGGCTCTGTGGACTTTAACCATCGTCATGCAGATGATGTGTTGGAAATCGGCTATACCCTGCACCCAGATTATTGGGGACAAGGTATTGTACCGGAGGCAGCAGCTGCCCTGATTGAGCTTGGTTTTACCCTCCTCAACCTTCATAAGCTTGAATTGAACTGCTATAACACCAATCAGCAAAGTCAGCGTGTGGCAGAGAAATTGGGCTTTACCTTAGAAGCACGGATTCGAGACCGCAAGGATGCCTTGGGCAATCGCTGTGATGACCTGAGATACGGCCTGCTCAAAAGTGAGTGGGAGGCAGCCCATGGATAA
- a CDS encoding DUF1349 domain-containing protein yields MPLDLNQFKWTRQPKSYQISDKEITIETLPHTDLWQRTYYHFRNDNAPVLQMTTEEQYFSLVVKTTFDSHHRFDQCGVVVYLDSENWIKGSIEYENETFQHLGSVVTNQGYSDWATVEIPAETNSMWYRLSRRGQDFRIENSLDGVTFKQMRIAHLAKATDEIAFGIYACSPEDSSFKATFTDFALMDCQWQAHDGQQPD; encoded by the coding sequence ATGCCTTTAGATTTAAACCAGTTCAAATGGACACGCCAGCCAAAATCTTATCAGATATCTGATAAGGAAATTACCATTGAAACCCTGCCGCATACCGATTTGTGGCAGCGGACCTATTATCATTTTCGTAATGATAATGCGCCTGTCTTGCAGATGACAACAGAGGAACAGTATTTCTCTCTTGTGGTCAAGACGACTTTTGATAGTCATCATCGCTTTGATCAATGTGGTGTGGTGGTTTATCTGGATAGCGAAAATTGGATTAAGGGGTCAATTGAGTATGAAAATGAAACCTTTCAACATCTAGGTAGTGTTGTCACTAACCAAGGGTATTCAGACTGGGCGACAGTGGAAATTCCTGCTGAAACCAACAGCATGTGGTACCGTCTCAGCCGCCGCGGTCAGGATTTTCGGATTGAAAATTCGCTGGACGGTGTGACCTTTAAGCAGATGCGAATTGCCCATTTAGCTAAAGCAACAGATGAGATTGCTTTTGGCATCTATGCCTGCAGTCCAGAGGATTCCTCTTTTAAAGCCACATTCACCGATTTTGCTTTGATGGATTGTCAATGGCAGGCTCATGATGGGCAGCAGCCGGATTAG
- a CDS encoding DUF1912 family protein, producing the protein MTYEQEFLKDFEDWLNSQILVNQTAVKTSQDVWKEDGDERAKEAAIRYESRLDAYRYLQGKFANYHQGKSFHDLPDNLMGKRTY; encoded by the coding sequence ATGACCTACGAACAAGAATTTTTAAAAGACTTTGAAGACTGGCTCAATAGCCAAATTCTAGTGAATCAGACAGCTGTTAAAACCAGTCAGGACGTTTGGAAAGAAGATGGGGATGAGCGGGCTAAAGAAGCTGCCATCCGCTATGAGAGCCGTCTAGATGCCTACCGATATTTGCAGGGAAAATTTGCCAATTACCACCAAGGTAAATCCTTCCATGACCTGCCAGATAATCTGATGGGAAAACGGACCTATTAA
- a CDS encoding AEC family transporter, whose amino-acid sequence MSVFLQSISGIVTILIMVLVGYVLAERGWFDDKSSSILARLVTQIGLPCYMIETIFGRFSAHDLRVMLPQLRYPALSMVILLGIAMAVAQIFQVKKSHRGLFTSMFFNSNTVFVGLPINQALFGDKSIPYVLVYYMCNTTFFWTIGLYLIQRDGETESGLNWQNSLKKIFSAPLLGFMAGVALVLLKVQLPDFLLSDLTYLGNITIPLSMIFIGLSISKAGLSHLRLGKDHLLILLGRFVVAPLLMTLMVLPAKMPHLMKEVFIIQSAMPVMTNAPVVSKLYGADADYAAIMVTETTLMTLIVIPILMVLLG is encoded by the coding sequence TTGAGCGTCTTTCTGCAGAGTATTTCAGGTATTGTTACTATCCTGATTATGGTGTTGGTCGGTTATGTTTTAGCTGAGCGGGGATGGTTTGATGATAAATCTTCCAGTATACTGGCTCGCTTGGTCACTCAAATTGGTCTGCCCTGCTACATGATTGAAACCATCTTTGGACGATTTTCGGCCCATGATCTTAGAGTTATGCTGCCTCAACTGCGTTATCCAGCCCTGTCCATGGTTATCCTCCTAGGGATTGCTATGGCTGTCGCCCAGATCTTTCAGGTCAAGAAGTCTCACCGAGGCCTTTTTACCTCTATGTTTTTCAACTCCAACACGGTCTTTGTTGGTCTGCCGATCAATCAGGCTCTCTTTGGCGACAAGAGTATTCCCTATGTTTTGGTTTATTATATGTGCAATACGACCTTCTTTTGGACGATTGGTCTCTACCTGATTCAGCGAGATGGTGAAACAGAATCAGGGCTTAACTGGCAAAATAGCTTGAAGAAGATCTTCTCCGCTCCCCTGCTTGGCTTTATGGCCGGTGTAGCCTTGGTACTCTTAAAAGTCCAGCTGCCAGATTTTCTCTTGTCAGACCTGACCTATTTGGGCAATATCACTATCCCTCTGTCTATGATTTTTATCGGCCTATCCATTTCCAAGGCGGGCCTCAGCCACCTGCGCCTAGGAAAGGACCATCTTCTGATTCTTCTGGGACGCTTTGTGGTGGCTCCTCTGCTCATGACCCTCATGGTCCTGCCAGCCAAGATGCCTCATCTGATGAAGGAAGTCTTTATCATCCAGTCGGCCATGCCCGTTATGACGAATGCCCCCGTTGTTTCCAAACTTTACGGTGCTGATGCAGACTATGCAGCTATTATGGTAACAGAGACAACGCTCATGACCTTAATTGTCATTCCAATCTTAATGGTCTTGCTGGGGTAG
- a CDS encoding alpha/beta hydrolase, whose translation MTVQDLWLKRDQFNLYGKFYLPDQRKGKLPLVIMSHGFRGNHLGTQVYAQQAYEAGYAVYSYDFAGSGDGSEKQSDGNFLDMSVLTQADDLQAVFEQLQERPEINPNRIYLMGESQGGFVSAYVAGQLSEQLAGLILFYPAFVLQDDAKERLAKYGLGPESRVVMGTQIGAIYNQDATSFDIYQEMVAYQKPVLIVHGDSDKIVPLSYSERAEETYAQAELLVLPNAGHGFHGDDVRKAGQAMLAYLNQRQADLRGEEI comes from the coding sequence ATGACTGTTCAGGATTTATGGCTCAAACGAGACCAGTTCAATCTCTATGGTAAATTTTATCTACCCGATCAAAGAAAAGGAAAACTTCCTTTGGTTATCATGTCCCATGGCTTTAGGGGAAATCATTTAGGAACACAAGTTTATGCTCAGCAGGCTTATGAAGCTGGCTATGCCGTTTATTCCTATGATTTTGCTGGCTCTGGGGATGGCTCAGAGAAGCAAAGTGATGGTAATTTCCTTGATATGTCAGTACTGACTCAGGCTGATGACTTACAGGCTGTTTTTGAGCAACTGCAGGAACGGCCTGAAATTAATCCCAATCGAATTTACCTTATGGGTGAGAGCCAAGGCGGATTTGTATCAGCCTATGTGGCTGGTCAACTTTCTGAGCAGCTTGCAGGTTTGATTCTCTTTTATCCTGCCTTTGTACTTCAAGATGATGCCAAGGAACGTCTCGCGAAATACGGTCTCGGACCTGAATCTCGTGTTGTCATGGGAACTCAAATTGGAGCCATCTACAATCAGGATGCGACTTCTTTTGACATCTATCAAGAGATGGTGGCCTATCAAAAGCCTGTGCTTATCGTCCACGGAGACAGCGACAAAATTGTCCCCCTCAGTTATTCTGAGCGGGCAGAAGAAACCTACGCTCAGGCTGAACTGCTGGTCTTGCCCAATGCTGGTCATGGCTTTCATGGCGATGACGTTCGTAAGGCTGGTCAAGCTATGTTGGCCTACCTGAACCAAAGACAAGCGGACTTGCGAGGTGAGGAAATTTGA
- a CDS encoding rhodanese-like domain-containing protein: MLINWILVAVIILAFLGWSAWRYFRIRRAAKFINNSEFQKLMHQGQIIDLRSSKAFHDKHILGARNFQIQQFKESLSALRKDKPVLLYDNMRSQAIARAVPVLKKAGFTDVYVLESGFENWDGKTK; encoded by the coding sequence ATGCTTATCAACTGGATTCTAGTTGCTGTTATTATTCTCGCCTTTTTGGGCTGGTCAGCCTGGCGGTATTTTCGGATTCGCCGTGCAGCCAAATTTATTAACAACAGCGAATTTCAGAAGCTTATGCATCAAGGGCAAATTATTGATTTGCGGAGTTCCAAGGCCTTTCATGATAAGCACATCCTAGGAGCTCGCAATTTCCAAATTCAACAGTTCAAGGAGTCCCTCTCTGCCCTTCGCAAAGATAAGCCTGTCTTGCTCTACGATAATATGCGCAGTCAGGCGATTGCCCGAGCTGTTCCAGTTCTTAAAAAGGCTGGCTTTACCGATGTCTATGTCCTTGAATCTGGCTTTGAAAATTGGGATGGCAAGACCAAGTAA
- a CDS encoding ROK family glucokinase, with amino-acid sequence MTKKLLGIDLGGTTIKFGILTTEGEVQEKWAIETNILEEGKHIVPDIVESLKHRLDLYGLTAEDFIGIGMGSPGAVDREKKTVTGAFNLNWAKTQEVGSIIEKELSIPFAIDNDANVAALGEAWTGAGGNNPDVILVTLGTGVGGGIIADGNLIHGVAGAGGEIGHINVQPLDGFECTCGNRGCLETVASATGVVRVARQLAEEYEGDSLIKKAIDNGETVTSKDVFVAAQAGDVFADSIVENVAFYLGLAVANLGNTLNPDSLVLGGGVSAAGEFLRSRVEKYFLQFAFPAVKTSTKIKIAELGNDAGIIGAASLARQFA; translated from the coding sequence ATGACTAAAAAATTATTGGGTATTGACTTAGGTGGTACGACCATCAAATTTGGTATTTTGACAACAGAAGGAGAAGTCCAAGAAAAGTGGGCGATTGAGACCAATATTTTAGAAGAAGGCAAACACATCGTGCCTGATATTGTGGAATCTCTCAAGCACCGTTTGGATCTCTATGGTTTAACAGCTGAAGATTTCATCGGTATTGGTATGGGATCACCCGGCGCTGTTGACCGCGAGAAAAAAACGGTAACTGGAGCCTTCAACCTCAATTGGGCTAAGACCCAAGAGGTTGGATCAATCATTGAAAAAGAGCTGAGTATTCCTTTTGCCATTGATAATGATGCTAATGTTGCGGCTCTAGGCGAAGCTTGGACTGGTGCTGGAGGCAATAATCCCGATGTTATTTTGGTGACACTAGGGACTGGTGTTGGCGGCGGTATCATCGCTGATGGCAACCTCATTCACGGTGTGGCCGGTGCTGGTGGTGAAATTGGTCACATCAATGTCCAACCCCTTGATGGGTTCGAATGTACCTGCGGTAATAGGGGCTGCTTGGAAACTGTTGCGTCTGCAACAGGTGTCGTGCGTGTAGCCCGTCAGCTGGCAGAAGAATACGAAGGTGATTCACTAATCAAGAAAGCTATTGACAACGGGGAAACCGTAACCAGTAAGGACGTCTTTGTCGCTGCACAAGCTGGCGATGTATTCGCCGATTCTATCGTTGAAAATGTAGCCTTCTACCTAGGTTTGGCAGTGGCTAATCTGGGGAATACCCTCAATCCGGATTCTCTCGTTCTGGGTGGCGGTGTTTCAGCAGCGGGTGAATTCTTGCGCAGTCGGGTTGAAAAATACTTCCTGCAATTCGCCTTCCCAGCTGTTAAGACGTCAACGAAGATTAAGATTGCTGAGCTGGGAAATGATGCTGGTATCATTGGCGCTGCCAGTCTAGCCCGTCAGTTTGCCTAA
- a CDS encoding YqgQ family protein, with the protein MKTLYDVQQLLKRFGIIVYLGKRLYDIEMMKIELERLYQSGLIEKQDYLTAELILRREHRLEKQRVEEGKTHD; encoded by the coding sequence ATGAAAACTTTGTATGATGTTCAGCAGTTGCTTAAACGCTTCGGGATAATCGTTTATCTGGGAAAGCGGCTCTATGATATTGAAATGATGAAAATTGAGTTAGAGCGACTCTATCAGTCTGGCCTCATAGAAAAACAGGATTACCTGACAGCCGAATTGATTTTACGGCGGGAACATCGCTTGGAAAAGCAAAGAGTAGAAGAAGGGAAAACGCATGACTAA
- a CDS encoding Dps family protein produces the protein MSYSIDAIAKQVVQAADSQSGSRPKTKAVLNQAVADLSKAYSIVHQIHWYMRGRGFLHLHPKMDEYMDAINANLDEISERLITLGGSPYSTLAEFDQNSNLAEEKGTWDKSMEDHLRRLVDVYTYLDKLYQVGLDVTDEEEDAPTNDIFTAAQADAEKTLWMVQAELGQAPGLE, from the coding sequence ATGTCATATTCTATAGATGCAATTGCAAAACAAGTAGTTCAAGCTGCTGATAGCCAATCTGGTTCTCGTCCAAAGACCAAGGCTGTCCTCAACCAAGCCGTTGCTGATTTGTCAAAGGCTTATTCAATCGTTCACCAAATTCATTGGTATATGCGAGGTCGTGGCTTCCTTCATCTTCATCCCAAAATGGACGAATATATGGATGCCATCAATGCCAATCTTGACGAAATCAGCGAGCGTCTGATTACTCTGGGAGGCTCCCCTTATTCTACTTTAGCCGAATTTGACCAAAATTCAAACTTGGCTGAAGAAAAAGGTACTTGGGATAAATCCATGGAGGATCACCTGCGCCGCCTCGTTGATGTTTATACCTACTTGGATAAACTTTATCAAGTCGGTCTGGACGTTACTGATGAGGAAGAAGATGCTCCAACCAACGACATCTTCACAGCTGCTCAAGCTGATGCTGAAAAGACTCTCTGGATGGTTCAGGCTGAACTTGGCCAAGCCCCAGGACTGGAATAA
- a CDS encoding prepilin peptidase — METLLILFLGASLGSFLGLVLDRFPEKSIIWPPSHCDSCGRALAIRDLIPILSEIGNGFACRFCGTKLPISYCLLEIASALTFWLGWIGGLSWNQVCLILISLLLSLYDLKNQNYPLVIILLAGLVTCSFCGSNTTALILLLLGVLAQILPLGIGEGDLYYLALLGLTTDLHSLLWLIQLGSLLAILFIISRKEKRAVPFLPFLSLAYLVELILLRMW; from the coding sequence ATGGAAACTCTTTTAATACTTTTTCTCGGGGCCAGCCTGGGTTCCTTTCTGGGGTTGGTGCTGGATCGCTTCCCAGAAAAATCTATTATCTGGCCTCCTAGCCATTGTGACAGCTGCGGTCGAGCTTTGGCCATCAGAGATTTGATTCCCATTCTTTCGGAGATAGGCAACGGTTTTGCCTGTCGTTTCTGTGGGACAAAATTGCCGATCAGCTATTGTCTCTTAGAAATTGCCTCTGCTCTGACCTTCTGGTTGGGCTGGATTGGCGGACTGAGCTGGAACCAGGTCTGTTTAATCCTGATCAGTCTTTTACTGAGTCTCTACGATTTGAAAAACCAGAACTACCCCTTGGTTATTATTTTACTAGCAGGCCTAGTTACCTGTTCTTTCTGCGGCAGTAATACCACAGCTTTGATTCTTCTTCTACTGGGAGTCTTGGCTCAAATTCTGCCCTTGGGAATCGGAGAGGGAGACCTCTATTATTTGGCCCTCTTGGGCCTGACCACGGACCTTCATTCGCTTCTCTGGCTAATTCAACTGGGGAGTCTGCTAGCCATCCTGTTCATCATTAGTCGCAAAGAAAAAAGGGCAGTTCCCTTCCTGCCCTTTTTGAGTCTTGCTTATTTGGTTGAATTGATTTTGCTGAGGATGTGGTAA
- a CDS encoding NAD(P)H-hydrate dehydratase has product MIIDEKLVKDLIHPRPLKSHKGTFGRALLIGGLYPYGGAIIMAALATINSGAGLVTVATYSANITALHSHLPEAMAFDLADQPLLKRQIHAANVILIGPGLGDSPLAQKTLELVLTQAESEQTLIIDGSALDLLAQKEQIDWPTEKIVLTPHQKEWERLSGIEISQQDQENTQAALVRFPSQTVLVAKSHETKIYDQTGHIGQLTVGGPYQATGGMGDTLAGMITGFVAQFTDNLFQSVGAASYLHSAIAEDLAKEAYVVLPTSISQEIPKWMKRMSDET; this is encoded by the coding sequence ATGATTATTGATGAAAAATTAGTCAAGGACCTTATACACCCCCGTCCCCTTAAAAGTCATAAGGGGACTTTTGGCCGTGCCCTCCTTATCGGTGGCCTCTATCCTTATGGTGGGGCTATTATTATGGCTGCTTTAGCTACGATCAATAGCGGCGCAGGTTTAGTGACGGTTGCTACCTACTCAGCTAATATCACAGCCTTGCATAGCCACCTGCCGGAAGCTATGGCCTTTGATTTGGCAGACCAGCCACTCTTAAAGAGACAAATCCATGCGGCTAATGTCATTCTGATTGGCCCAGGTCTAGGAGATTCCCCTCTAGCCCAGAAAACTTTAGAGCTAGTCTTGACCCAAGCTGAATCAGAGCAAACCCTTATTATTGATGGATCAGCCTTGGATTTACTGGCTCAAAAGGAGCAGATTGATTGGCCTACGGAGAAAATTGTCCTGACGCCCCACCAGAAAGAATGGGAGCGCCTGTCAGGCATAGAAATTTCTCAACAAGACCAAGAAAATACCCAAGCAGCTCTAGTCCGCTTTCCCAGTCAAACGGTTCTAGTGGCTAAGTCCCACGAAACAAAAATCTATGATCAGACTGGCCATATCGGTCAATTAACAGTTGGCGGCCCCTATCAGGCAACTGGTGGCATGGGTGATACCTTAGCCGGCATGATTACAGGTTTTGTAGCGCAGTTCACAGATAACCTCTTTCAGAGTGTCGGCGCAGCCAGCTACCTTCATTCGGCCATTGCAGAGGATCTGGCCAAGGAAGCCTACGTCGTCCTCCCAACCAGCATCAGTCAAGAAATTCCCAAGTGGATGAAAAGGATGAGCGATGAGACGTAA